From Numenius arquata chromosome 4, bNumArq3.hap1.1, whole genome shotgun sequence, a single genomic window includes:
- the LOC141464102 gene encoding uncharacterized protein, with the protein MQGQHRAEGEENPSGESKTEDSELNTENEAVVEEDIQKIGDDNLKIANNMMKQAIEKEREAFHALRAGEFHKTVELFTDAIRFNPQLAVLYVSRASVYLRLLKPIAAIRDCDKAIKIDPASPQPYHWRGKAFQLLGHWHKAARDFELACQLGYNKDTNSMLAEIQRRVQERKQREDDFMDVAEKMKKEPKKAGLRTYKAPKDMERVKKAALEEQDSSQETNKSWEETMQMQVLQKLLTEQENTPQQVTEQQESLEQKALQEATWYLEREQQLIALQVELEEQFKTQQMGLEEEEKAPCKVLEQQENAQKQLEEEERNQLKTMQELEKAQQQALVGLIKNQKEAKEEHERAQKKPLNEKGVEKALAELARAQKKALEELEMAQKNALEELEKAHRKALQEQERAQRAALQEQKRAQNALKELQLSQRKAAEAMERAQIRAVREQEKAQEILTELAKIEQQASEEQERAKNEQNKANKTLEELQKAKEKALEELKRAQKELLCEQEKAQKKALEEQERAEKDLERSQEQCVGKQGNFKENVLVQWERAKNKLPEEEVRFQKNTEESGPVSGKLETTQRNDLKEQATSSLRRREDWEKEAEEQSVSPKAIPEEGLSPGRSTDQPERSQMSPTKPFQDSSESEWFSEV; encoded by the coding sequence ATGCAAGGTCAACATAGAGCTGAGGGGGAGGAAAACCCTAGTGGAGAATCAAAGACTGAGGACAGTGAACTCAATACTGAAAATGAAGCAGTGGTTGAAGAAGATATTCAGAAAATAGGAGATGACAACCTGAAGATAGCTAACAATATGATGAAACAGGCCattgaaaaggaaagggaagctTTTCATGCACTGAGAGCAGGTGAATTTCACAAAACTGTTGAGTTGTTCACTGACGCCATCAGATTCAACCCTCAACTTGCAGTCTTATATGTAAGCCGAGCCAGTGTCTACCTGAGGTTGCTGAAACCAATAGCTGCCATTAGGGACTGTGACAAAGCAATAAAAATCGACCCTGCTTCTCCACAGCCCTACCACTGGCGAGGGAAGGCATTCCAGCTCCTGGGTCACTGGCACAAGGCTGCCAGAGACTTTGAACTGGCCTGCCAACTGGGTTATAATAAAGACACCAACTCCATGCTAGCAGAAATCCAGAGAAGAGTccaggaaagaaagcaaagggaagatgACTTTATGGATGTAGCAGAGAAGATGAAGAAGGAACCAAAGAAGGCAGGATTAAGAACTTACAAAGCCCCCAAAGATATGGAAAGAGTTAAGAAAGCAGCCTTGGAGGAACAAGACAGCTCTCAGGAGACCAACAAATCTTGGGAAGAGACCATGCAGATGCAAGTCTTGCAGAAGTTGTTAACTGAGCAGGAGAACACACCACAGCAGGTGACAGAGCAACAGGAGAGTCTGGAACAAAAAGCATTGCAGGAGGCAACGTGGTACCTAGAGCGTGAGCAACAGTTGATTGCTTTGCAGGTGGAGTTGGAAGAGCAGTTTAAAACTCAACAGATGGGgcttgaggaagaagagaaagctccatGTAAGGTTCTGGAGCAACAGGAGAATGCACAGAAGCAgctggaagaagaagagagaaatcagTTGAAGACTatgcaggagctggagaaagcTCAACAGCAGGCTTTGGTAGGACTGataaaaaaccagaaagaagCCAAGGAAGAACATGAGAGAGCTCAGAAGAAACCCCTGAACGAAAAAGGGGTTGAAAAAGCCCTAGCAGAACTAGCAAGAGCTCAGAAAAAGGCCCTGGAAGAATTAGAGATGGCTCAGAAAAATGCTCTGGAGGAACTGGAGAAAGCACATCGAAAGGCTCTACAAGAGCAAGAAAGAGCTCAGAGGGCTGCATTACAAGAACAGAAGAGAGCTCAGAATGCTCTAAAGGAACTGCAGCTATCACAAAGAAAAGCTGCGGAGGCAATGGAGAGAGCTCAAATACGGGCTGTCAGAGAACAAGAGAAAGCACAGGAAATCCTGACAGAACTTGCAAAAATAGAGCAACAAGcctcagaggagcaggagagggctaAGAATGAACAAAACAAAGCTAATAAAACCTTGGAAGAactgcagaaagcaaaagaaaaggccCTAGAAGAACTCAAGAGAGCTCAGAAAGAGCTCCTCTGTGAGCAAGAGAAAGCTCAGAAGAAAGCCCTGGAGGAACAGGAGAGGGCTGAGAAAGACCTGGAGAGATCTCAAGAGCAGTGTGTTGGAAAGCAGGGAAACTTTAAGGAAAACGTTCTTGTGCAATGGGAAAGAGCCAAAAATAAGCTTCCTGAAGAAGAGGTGCGATTTCAGAAGAATACTGAAGAGTCTGGGCCAGTCTCTGGAAAACTGGAAACAACTCAGAGGAATGACCTGAAAGAACAAGCAACATCATCATTGCGACGGAGGGAAGACTgggagaaagaagcagaagaacagAGTGTCAGTCCGAAAGCTATTCCGGAGGAAGGGCTAAGCCCTGGGAGAAGTACAGACCAACCAGAAAGGTCACAGATGTCACCCACAAAGCCCTTTCAGGACTCCTCTGAATCGGAGTGGTTCTCAGAGGTGTGA
- the LOC141464103 gene encoding putative protein FAM10A4: protein MKQIIGKTREAFDFLAKGENRKAVDMLSSVIKLHPHLASSHVNRASIFLQLQEPAMAVSDCDRAIKLNPGSAQAHKLRGKALQLLGHLKEAACNISLACKLDSETRAKFEREEESSGELGGDEGELETDNEGEIEPEEDEYPEMGDKNSEVTSDMMRQADEKKKMAFDAVGRGEFQKAVQLFTDAIKLNPRLSTLYVNRASVFVQLQKPNAAIRDCDKAIKIDPNSAEPYKWRGKALWLLGHWQRAAKDLALACQLGSDEDTNNMLKEVQRRVQKIAKHQKKYEEKQNTKQSLDALPRVGKSMAEEERDQLLTSQEKEKAQLQNAKEHQQVYLGASQEPDNDMEGRESEE from the coding sequence ATGAAGCAGATAATTGGAAAAACAAGAGAGGCTTTTGATTTCTTAGCTAAAGGTGAAAATCGGAAAGCAGTTGATATGCTGTCCAGTGTCATCAAGCTGCATCCACACCTCGCCAGCTCACACGTTAACAGAGCCAGCATCTTCTTGCAGCTGCAAGAGCCTGCTATGGCCGTTAGTGACTGTGACAGAGCTATTAAACTCAATCCCGGTTCAGCACAGGCCCATAAATTGCGAGGAAAAGCTCTCCAGCTTTTGGGGCATTTAAAAGAGGCTGCCTGTAACATTTCTTTGGCTTGTAAATTAGATTCTGAGACTCGGGCAAAgtttgagagggaggaagagtCCAgtggagagctggggggggatgAGGGTGAGCTGGAGACAGACAACGAAGGGGAGATTGAGCCAGAAGAGGATGAATACCCGGAGATGGGAGATAAGAACTCGGAGGTGACCAGCGACATGATGAGGCAggctgatgaaaagaaaaagatggcttTTGATGCAGTGGGAAGAGGTGAATTTCAAAAAGCTGTTCAGCTCTTCACTGATGCCATCAAACTGAACCCACGGCTTAGTACTTTGTATGTCAACCGAGCCAGTGTCTTTGTGCAGTTGCAAAAGCCAAATGCTGCCATCAGAGACTGTGACAAAGCCATAAAAATCGACCCAAATTCTGCAGAGCCATACAAGTGGAGGGGGAAAGCACTTTGGCTCCTGGGTCACTGGCAGCGGGCTGCCAAGGACCTTGCACTGGCCTGCCAGCTGGGTTCTGATGAAGATACCAATAACATGTTGAAGGAGGTTCAGAGAAGAGTCCAGAAAATTGCCAAGCACCAAAAAAAGTATGAGGAgaagcaaaacacaaagcaatcGTTGGATGCATTACCAAGAGTGGGGAAATCCATGGCAGAAGAGGAGAGGGATCAGCTTCTGACttctcaagaaaaggaaaaagcacagctTCAGAATGCCAAGGAGCATCAACAGGTTTACCTTGGGGCCTCCCAGGAACCTGATAATGACATGGAAGGAAGGGAATCTGAAGAGTAA